In one Bacteroidales bacterium genomic region, the following are encoded:
- a CDS encoding enoyl-CoA hydratase/isomerase family protein: MTRRIKKVAVLGSGVMGSGIACHFANIGLNVLLIDIVPRELTDAEKAKGLTLESKPVRNRIVNEALKVSLKSKPSPIYRQEFAKRIITGNFDDDLKDIVTCDWIIEVVIERLDIKQQVFANVEKFRKKGTLITTNTSGISVEAMLEGRSEDFQKHFCGTHFFNPPRYLKLFEIIPSTKTDPEVIKFLGDYARRFLGKTTVHAKDTPAFIANRIGTFSIMYLFNNVKNYGLNITEIDKLTGTIIGRAKSATFRTADIVGLDTLVHVADGIKESTDDEGNDYFQIPDYVKKMIEKGWLGSKSKQGFSKKVEVDGKKTFPTLDFESMEYTVDTKPKFGVFEKTKGLDLKERLPVFMNDSGKVGDFFKDSFYSLFWYSSNRIPEISNEIFKVDDALNAGFGWKMGPFETWDAVGVEETVKAMEEANKKPAQWIYDMLESGAKSFYKVENGFRKFYDIKSKSYKVIPGSEDIISLDVLRETNVLYTNEEATVSDIGNDVLNVEFHSKMNVIGGGTLQAINKAVDLAEEKYKAVIISNEADHFSAGANVGMIFMMAVEQEWDELNYAVQMFQNTMMRLRYSAIPVIACPHGMALGGGCELSMHSDKVIAHAETYMGLVEFGVGLIPGGGGTKEFVLRLGDEIKEGDTRNNAYLNRYLTIGQAKVSTSAYEAFDLGYLRKGIDEVIISQIDQLSYAKNVALQMVEKGYSQPAARNNVKVLGKEVHGMYLVGADSFTVGGYMSEHDKLIAEKLGYVMAGGDISQAMTEVSEKYLLELERKAFIELCMQKKTLERMQSLITKGKILRN, encoded by the coding sequence ATGACAAGAAGAATTAAAAAAGTAGCAGTTCTCGGCTCCGGAGTAATGGGTTCCGGAATAGCTTGTCATTTTGCAAATATCGGTCTCAACGTTTTACTTATCGACATCGTACCGCGCGAACTGACAGATGCTGAAAAAGCAAAAGGACTGACACTTGAAAGCAAACCGGTGCGAAACCGCATTGTAAACGAAGCATTAAAAGTATCTCTGAAATCAAAACCGTCTCCAATTTACAGGCAAGAATTTGCAAAACGCATTATAACAGGTAATTTCGATGACGATTTAAAAGATATTGTAACTTGCGATTGGATTATCGAAGTTGTAATTGAAAGACTTGATATCAAGCAGCAAGTTTTTGCAAATGTTGAGAAATTCAGGAAAAAAGGCACACTTATAACAACAAATACTTCCGGGATTTCTGTTGAAGCTATGCTTGAGGGCAGAAGCGAAGATTTTCAAAAACATTTTTGCGGAACACACTTTTTCAATCCGCCGAGATATTTGAAACTCTTTGAAATTATACCTTCAACAAAAACCGACCCTGAAGTTATTAAATTTCTCGGTGATTATGCACGAAGATTTTTGGGCAAAACAACTGTTCATGCAAAAGATACTCCGGCATTTATTGCAAACAGAATCGGGACATTCTCAATCATGTATCTTTTCAATAATGTTAAAAACTACGGTTTAAATATTACTGAAATTGATAAACTCACAGGTACAATTATCGGTCGGGCAAAATCTGCAACTTTCAGAACAGCTGATATTGTTGGTTTGGATACTTTGGTTCATGTTGCTGACGGAATTAAGGAAAGCACTGACGATGAAGGAAATGATTATTTTCAAATTCCTGACTATGTTAAAAAAATGATTGAAAAAGGTTGGCTTGGTTCTAAATCAAAACAAGGTTTCTCTAAAAAAGTTGAAGTTGACGGTAAAAAAACATTCCCTACTCTCGACTTTGAAAGTATGGAATATACCGTTGATACAAAACCTAAATTCGGAGTTTTTGAAAAAACTAAAGGATTAGACCTTAAAGAAAGATTACCGGTATTTATGAATGATTCAGGAAAAGTAGGTGATTTCTTTAAAGACTCATTTTATTCACTGTTTTGGTATTCTTCAAATCGTATCCCCGAAATAAGCAATGAAATATTCAAAGTTGATGATGCTCTGAATGCAGGCTTCGGATGGAAAATGGGACCTTTTGAGACATGGGATGCTGTGGGTGTAGAAGAAACTGTAAAAGCAATGGAAGAGGCAAATAAAAAACCTGCTCAATGGATTTATGATATGCTTGAAAGCGGTGCAAAATCATTCTATAAAGTCGAAAACGGTTTCAGAAAATTTTACGATATTAAATCAAAATCTTATAAAGTTATTCCGGGAAGCGAAGATATAATCTCATTGGATGTATTGCGAGAAACTAATGTCCTTTACACTAATGAAGAAGCAACAGTATCTGATATTGGTAACGATGTGCTTAATGTTGAGTTTCATTCAAAAATGAATGTAATCGGCGGCGGAACTTTGCAAGCTATAAACAAAGCTGTTGACTTGGCTGAAGAGAAATATAAAGCAGTAATAATTTCAAACGAAGCAGACCATTTCTCGGCAGGTGCAAATGTAGGTATGATATTTATGATGGCTGTTGAGCAAGAATGGGATGAATTAAACTATGCCGTTCAAATGTTCCAAAATACCATGATGCGCCTGCGTTATTCGGCAATTCCGGTTATTGCGTGTCCTCACGGAATGGCACTTGGCGGAGGTTGCGAACTTTCAATGCATTCCGATAAAGTTATTGCTCATGCCGAAACATATATGGGACTTGTTGAATTTGGCGTAGGTTTAATACCCGGCGGCGGCGGAACAAAAGAATTTGTACTTCGCTTGGGTGATGAAATAAAAGAAGGTGATACTCGCAATAATGCATACCTTAATCGTTACCTCACAATCGGGCAAGCAAAAGTTTCGACTTCGGCTTATGAAGCATTCGATTTAGGATACTTGCGTAAAGGCATTGATGAAGTTATAATAAGTCAGATTGACCAACTTTCTTACGCTAAAAACGTTGCCTTGCAGATGGTTGAAAAAGGATATTCGCAACCTGCAGCTCGCAATAATGTAAAAGTTCTCGGTAAAGAAGTTCACGGAATGTATCTTGTTGGTGCAGACAGCTTTACTGTCGGAGGCTATATGTCGGAACACGACAAGCTTATTGCCGAAAAACTCGGATATGTTATGGCAGGAGGTGATATTTCGCAAGCAATGACAGAAGTTTCTGAAAAGTATTTATTAGAACTTGAAAGAAAAGCATTTATTGAGCTGTGTATGCAAAAGAAAACACTTGAACGGATGCAGAGTTTGATTACAAAGGGTAAAATACTTCGAAATTAA
- the tnpA gene encoding IS200/IS605 family transposase, translating to MATYTQILYQIVFSTKNREKALIKDHREKLFRYIWGILKNKKCILYQINGVDDHIHIATHVHPTVAVASLVKDIKVSSSDWIKGQGLFPKFEAWQVGYGAFTYSVNEKKALINYIKKQEAHHKTISFREEYIELLKEHNIEFDEKYLL from the coding sequence ATGGCAACTTACACACAAATTCTCTATCAAATAGTTTTCTCAACTAAAAACAGAGAAAAGGCTCTCATAAAAGACCACAGAGAAAAGCTGTTCCGATACATTTGGGGAATATTAAAAAACAAAAAATGTATATTGTATCAAATTAACGGAGTAGATGACCACATCCATATTGCAACACATGTTCATCCGACAGTTGCAGTTGCATCTTTGGTAAAAGATATTAAAGTTTCATCATCCGATTGGATAAAAGGACAAGGATTATTCCCGAAATTTGAAGCATGGCAAGTTGGTTACGGTGCATTTACTTATTCCGTAAATGAAAAAAAAGCATTAATAAATTATATAAAAAAGCAAGAAGCACATCATAAAACAATAAGTTTCCGTGAAGAATATATCGAACTTTTAAAAGAACATAATATTGAGTTTGATGAGAAATATTTATTATAA
- a CDS encoding MarR family winged helix-turn-helix transcriptional regulator — MKLKDTIDFHIKGTWHSLTKMYNRIAAKYDASQTVAYILVNIDKEGTPATHIAARLGMEATSLSRVLKKMEDQQYIFKKVDKSDKRIMKIFLTSLGVEKRKIVKQILIDFNKKVLTKISKEEMRIFYKVINTINDLAYQENPVNIK; from the coding sequence ATGAAACTAAAAGACACAATTGACTTTCACATCAAAGGAACTTGGCATTCTTTAACAAAAATGTATAACAGAATAGCGGCTAAATATGATGCATCGCAAACAGTTGCATATATTCTGGTTAATATTGATAAAGAAGGAACACCTGCCACTCACATTGCCGCAAGACTCGGCATGGAAGCTACAAGTTTAAGCAGAGTATTGAAAAAAATGGAAGACCAACAATATATCTTTAAAAAAGTTGATAAATCTGATAAAAGAATAATGAAAATCTTCTTAACTTCTCTCGGAGTTGAAAAAAGAAAAATTGTCAAACAAATTTTGATTGATTTTAACAAAAAGGTTTTAACAAAAATTTCAAAAGAGGAAATGAGAATATTTTATAAAGTCATAAATACTATCAATGATTTGGCATATCAAGAAAATCCGGTAAATATAAAGTGA
- a CDS encoding PadR family transcriptional regulator gives MENKLIRDLLFGFIRLHILHHASKEPVFGAKFQNELKNHGYDISYGTLYPIFHKLEKDGYISSEKENVNGKIRKYYSITKEGIAILKNAKVKANELVSELNEGHS, from the coding sequence ATGGAAAATAAGTTAATAAGAGATTTGTTATTTGGGTTTATTCGACTTCACATTTTACATCATGCTTCAAAAGAACCTGTTTTCGGGGCTAAATTTCAGAATGAATTAAAAAATCACGGATATGATATTTCATACGGTACACTTTACCCAATTTTTCATAAACTTGAAAAAGACGGATATATATCGTCTGAAAAAGAAAATGTAAACGGAAAAATAAGAAAATATTACAGTATTACAAAAGAAGGAATTGCAATATTAAAAAATGCAAAAGTTAAAGCAAATGAATTAGTTTCTGAATTAAATGAAGGACACTCCTAA
- a CDS encoding ATP-binding cassette domain-containing protein: MIKIKNLNISFQNEVIFKDFSLSLNKGEKLALTGESGRGKTTLLNVIAGFIPHFEGNVEVSGIQQDATTVREIRKKIAWLPQDTSLNSKTVEELLYTPFEFALNKDLKPEKEEVFSLFSKFNLTEDLFYKKVKEISGGQKQRIILLSCLLLKKPLLLLDEPTSALDENVKKIVTDYILSIKDLTVIASTHDEYWIKNSDKVIEL, from the coding sequence ATGATAAAAATAAAAAATTTAAATATCAGTTTTCAAAACGAAGTTATTTTTAAAGACTTTTCATTATCTTTAAATAAGGGTGAAAAATTGGCATTGACAGGAGAATCAGGTAGGGGTAAAACTACTTTGTTAAATGTTATTGCCGGATTTATTCCTCATTTTGAGGGTAATGTTGAGGTTTCCGGAATTCAACAAGATGCAACAACTGTCAGAGAAATCAGGAAAAAAATTGCTTGGTTGCCTCAAGATACTTCATTAAATTCAAAAACAGTTGAAGAACTTTTATATACACCTTTTGAATTTGCTTTGAACAAAGATTTAAAGCCGGAGAAAGAAGAGGTCTTCAGCTTATTTTCAAAATTTAATTTAACAGAAGACTTGTTTTATAAGAAAGTAAAAGAAATATCAGGAGGGCAAAAACAAAGAATTATTTTGTTAAGCTGCCTTTTATTGAAAAAACCTTTATTATTATTAGACGAACCCACTTCTGCACTTGATGAAAATGTTAAGAAAATTGTAACGGATTATATATTATCAATTAAAGACCTTACAGTTATTGCTTCAACACATGATGAATATTGGATTAAGAATTCGGATAAAGTAATAGAATTATAA
- a CDS encoding ABC transporter permease, with amino-acid sequence MDKVVDINYFELFAGYALMLIPVLILWYYKTGLVKDTIVSTIRMTIQLLLVGVYLEYIFKLNNAAINIVWVIIMSLIASYTIIRRTGLKFRLFFIPVLFSGIISIAVTDAYFLGYVIKLNNIFDARYFIPITGMLMGNTLRTIIIALDAYYIRIDEEENYYRWHLANGATHNEALHPFMRDALKKAFNPTIATTAVMGLISLPGMMTGQILGGSDPSVAVKYQIMLIITIFSSAIMNVVLTILFSNRIAFDAFDNLKKEIFRK; translated from the coding sequence ATGGATAAAGTAGTTGACATTAATTATTTTGAATTGTTTGCAGGATATGCTTTAATGTTAATTCCCGTACTGATACTTTGGTATTATAAAACGGGTTTAGTAAAAGATACAATAGTATCAACAATAAGGATGACGATTCAATTGCTTTTAGTGGGTGTGTATTTAGAGTATATCTTTAAACTGAACAATGCCGCAATTAATATTGTATGGGTTATAATTATGTCGCTGATAGCAAGCTATACGATTATCAGAAGAACAGGCTTAAAATTTCGTTTGTTTTTTATACCTGTTCTGTTTTCAGGTATTATTAGTATAGCTGTAACCGATGCCTATTTTTTAGGATATGTTATAAAACTTAATAATATTTTTGATGCAAGGTATTTCATCCCGATAACAGGAATGTTGATGGGAAATACATTAAGAACAATTATCATTGCCTTGGATGCTTATTATATAAGAATTGACGAAGAAGAGAATTATTACAGATGGCATTTGGCAAACGGAGCAACTCACAATGAAGCACTGCATCCGTTTATGAGAGATGCATTGAAGAAGGCATTTAATCCGACTATTGCCACAACAGCAGTTATGGGTTTAATTTCTTTACCCGGAATGATGACCGGGCAAATACTCGGCGGCAGTGATCCGAGTGTTGCCGTGAAATATCAAATCATGTTAATAATTACTATTTTTTCATCGGCAATTATGAATGTTGTATTAACAATTTTGTTTTCAAACAGAATCGCTTTTGATGCTTTTGATAATTTGAAAAAGGAAATTTTCAGGAAGTAG
- the ispF gene encoding 2-C-methyl-D-erythritol 2,4-cyclodiphosphate synthase has protein sequence MKIRTGIGYDVHKLVEGKTLTVGGIEIPHYKSSLGHSDGDVLIHAICDALLGAANLRDIGFHFPDTSEKYKGIDSKLLLKDVITLLKKNEYEISNIDSTIILQKPKVKEYIPAMTKKLASCMQISENDISIKATTTEKLGFEGKEEGISALATVLIIRY, from the coding sequence ATGAAAATAAGAACCGGCATAGGCTACGATGTTCACAAATTAGTTGAAGGCAAAACTTTAACCGTTGGCGGCATTGAAATTCCTCATTATAAAAGCAGTCTCGGACATTCAGACGGAGATGTTTTAATACATGCAATTTGTGATGCATTACTTGGTGCAGCAAATTTAAGAGACATCGGCTTTCACTTCCCGGATACTTCTGAAAAATACAAAGGAATTGACAGCAAATTATTATTAAAAGATGTTATTACTCTTTTAAAAAAAAACGAATATGAAATCAGCAATATCGACTCAACAATTATACTGCAAAAACCAAAAGTAAAAGAATATATTCCTGCAATGACAAAAAAATTAGCTTCTTGTATGCAAATATCCGAAAATGATATTTCAATTAAAGCCACAACTACAGAAAAACTTGGTTTTGAAGGAAAAGAAGAAGGTATTTCAGCACTTGCAACTGTTTTGATTATAAGATATTGA
- a CDS encoding C1 family peptidase, whose product MKAIKILLLVLFTFFLSSNIQAQKSDDPVEGYIFEEDFRIPVTSVKNQYRSGTCWSFSALSFLEAELIRMGKGEFDFSEMFIVNHCYKDKADRYVRMHGNLNFTGGGAFHDVIYVLKNYGLVPEEIYKGLNYDTEKHVHGELDAVSAKFMKGVIENKNKKITPVWKDAFAGIIDSYLGKLPENFTYSGKKYTPESYADDVLGLNADNYIEISSFSHYPFYSTFILEVPDNWLWGSVYNLPLNEFTEVIDYSLKNGYTVAWAADVSHKGFSYNKGIAVIPETDVENMEGLEKEKWEKLSKKERESQIYALNSIVKEKKITQELRQKSFDNYSTTDDHGMLIVGKAHDQNGNEYYIIKNSWGIGGKYEGYFYASKAFVIMQATNIMVNKESIPKEIRKKLNI is encoded by the coding sequence ATGAAAGCAATTAAAATCTTATTATTAGTTCTTTTTACTTTTTTTCTTTCAAGTAACATTCAAGCACAAAAATCAGATGATCCCGTAGAAGGATATATTTTTGAAGAAGACTTCAGAATACCGGTAACTTCGGTTAAAAATCAATATCGTTCAGGTACTTGCTGGAGCTTTTCAGCTTTATCCTTTCTCGAAGCTGAATTAATTCGAATGGGAAAAGGTGAATTCGACTTTTCTGAAATGTTTATTGTAAACCACTGCTACAAAGATAAAGCAGACCGCTATGTTCGTATGCACGGAAATCTGAATTTCACCGGCGGCGGTGCTTTTCATGATGTAATTTATGTTTTAAAAAATTACGGTTTAGTCCCCGAAGAGATTTATAAAGGACTTAATTACGATACCGAAAAACATGTTCACGGTGAATTAGATGCTGTATCAGCAAAATTTATGAAAGGTGTTATCGAAAATAAAAATAAAAAAATTACTCCGGTTTGGAAAGATGCATTTGCAGGAATTATTGATTCATATCTTGGAAAATTGCCCGAAAATTTTACGTACAGCGGTAAAAAATACACTCCTGAAAGTTATGCTGATGATGTGTTAGGTTTAAACGCAGATAATTATATTGAAATAAGCAGTTTTTCGCATTACCCGTTTTATTCAACATTTATTCTTGAAGTTCCGGACAACTGGTTATGGGGAAGTGTTTACAATCTTCCTTTAAATGAATTTACTGAAGTTATTGATTATTCATTAAAAAACGGATATACTGTTGCATGGGCGGCAGATGTGAGCCACAAAGGATTTTCTTACAATAAAGGTATTGCTGTTATTCCCGAAACAGATGTTGAAAACATGGAAGGGCTTGAAAAAGAAAAATGGGAAAAACTTTCAAAAAAAGAAAGAGAAAGTCAGATTTATGCACTAAATTCAATAGTAAAAGAAAAAAAAATAACACAAGAACTTCGACAAAAATCTTTTGATAACTATTCAACTACTGATGACCACGGGATGCTTATAGTAGGAAAAGCACACGACCAAAACGGCAACGAATATTACATAATTAAAAATTCATGGGGTATCGGAGGTAAATATGAAGGATATTTCTATGCTTCAAAAGCATTTGTAATTATGCAAGCAACCAATATAATGGTAAATAAAGAATCTATTCCTAAAGAGATTAGAAAAAAACTAAATATCTGA
- a CDS encoding YbaB/EbfC family nucleoid-associated protein, which yields MFDNLMSQMQEQANEIKMKLDNTIVEGEAENGLVKVKATGNKKILSIEISDDLADDKEAVEDLVIVAVNKALEKADEVAAKETGDLAKDVLPDIGNLFG from the coding sequence ATGTTCGATAATTTAATGTCTCAGATGCAAGAACAAGCAAATGAGATTAAAATGAAACTTGACAATACCATTGTTGAAGGAGAAGCTGAAAACGGACTTGTTAAAGTTAAAGCAACCGGAAATAAAAAAATTTTAAGCATTGAAATCAGCGATGATCTTGCAGATGATAAAGAAGCTGTTGAAGACCTTGTAATAGTTGCTGTAAATAAAGCATTAGAAAAAGCTGATGAAGTTGCTGCAAAAGAAACCGGAGATTTGGCAAAAGATGTGCTCCCGGATATCGGAAATTTATTCGGATAA
- a CDS encoding response regulator: MDLIKSENTSYNWADKVILIAEDEVMNYLYLEEALKETKAKVIWCKNGKEAVDKIISEQIKVDLVLMDIKMPEMNGYEATKKIKSFNPKLPVIIQTAFAMPEERKKGFEVGGDEYIEKPIRQNKLLLIINQFINIRKKHVR; encoded by the coding sequence ATGGATTTAATAAAATCTGAAAATACATCTTATAATTGGGCTGATAAAGTCATTTTGATAGCAGAAGATGAAGTTATGAACTATCTTTATCTTGAGGAAGCATTAAAAGAAACTAAGGCTAAAGTTATATGGTGCAAAAACGGCAAAGAAGCAGTTGATAAGATTATTTCCGAGCAAATTAAAGTTGATCTTGTTCTTATGGATATTAAAATGCCGGAAATGAACGGATACGAAGCAACTAAAAAGATCAAATCATTTAACCCCAAATTACCTGTTATAATACAAACAGCATTTGCCATGCCCGAAGAAAGAAAAAAAGGATTTGAAGTTGGCGGAGATGAATATATAGAAAAACCAATCAGGCAAAACAAATTACTTTTAATAATTAATCAATTCATTAACATAAGAAAAAAACATGTTCGATAA
- a CDS encoding C40 family peptidase, which produces MKKIPSVNIIVLILSLLLSVQCGTTKSKDLKNKESRTDIQRDKVVNYAKKQIGVKYVYAGNTPKQGFDCSGFTKYVFSNFGYNVPRRSVDYGSTGKKINVKECKKGDILLFTGRNKSKRVTGHVGIVVSNSNGTIKFIHASSSRGIVISDMNVKYYKERILGARRIIY; this is translated from the coding sequence ATGAAGAAAATCCCTTCCGTAAATATCATTGTATTAATATTATCACTATTATTATCGGTACAATGCGGAACAACAAAATCTAAAGACTTAAAAAATAAAGAAAGTCGTACAGATATTCAACGAGATAAAGTTGTGAATTATGCAAAAAAACAAATCGGAGTTAAATACGTTTATGCAGGAAATACTCCCAAACAAGGATTTGATTGTTCCGGTTTTACAAAATATGTTTTTTCAAATTTCGGCTATAACGTTCCGAGGAGATCTGTTGATTACGGTTCAACCGGTAAAAAAATAAATGTAAAAGAATGCAAAAAAGGAGATATACTGCTTTTTACAGGAAGAAACAAAAGTAAAAGAGTTACTGGACATGTCGGAATTGTTGTTTCAAATTCTAACGGTACCATAAAATTCATTCATGCATCATCATCAAGAGGTATCGTAATATCTGATATGAATGTAAAATATTATAAAGAAAGAATACTCGGTGCCAGACGAATTATTTACTGA
- the prfA gene encoding peptide chain release factor 1 produces MSKNMILDKLEGVSERFQEVEKNLSDPGIISNREKFIKLNKEYKSLGPIVNAFKTYKNIIENIISSKEMLNDESDSEMRQMAKEEIDSLIKERDVLEEEIKVLLLPKDPEDDKNAIVEIRAGTGGDEASIFAGDLFRMYTKFCENKGWNIEVNRITEGTQGGYKEIVLEVSGNGVYGIMKYESGVHRVQRVPDTETQGRVHTSAASVAVLPEAEDIDIEINDADVRKDTYCSSGPGGQSVNTTYSAIRLTHIPTGLVVTCQDEKSQLKNLKKAMKELKTRLYNLEYQKYLDDISSKRKTMVSSGDRSAKIRTYNYPQGRVTDHRIKLTLYNLQNIVDGDLDEIIEKLQIAENAEKLKESGMK; encoded by the coding sequence ATGAGCAAAAATATGATTTTAGATAAGTTGGAAGGAGTTTCGGAAAGATTTCAAGAAGTAGAAAAGAATCTTTCAGATCCGGGAATTATATCTAACAGAGAAAAATTTATAAAATTAAATAAAGAATACAAAAGTCTTGGGCCTATTGTTAATGCTTTTAAAACATATAAAAACATCATTGAAAATATAATATCTTCAAAAGAAATGTTAAATGATGAAAGTGATTCTGAAATGAGACAAATGGCTAAAGAGGAAATAGATTCTTTGATAAAAGAGCGAGATGTCTTGGAAGAAGAAATAAAAGTATTGCTCCTGCCGAAAGACCCTGAGGATGATAAAAATGCAATTGTTGAAATTCGTGCAGGAACAGGCGGCGATGAAGCAAGTATTTTTGCCGGTGATTTATTTAGAATGTACACAAAGTTTTGTGAAAACAAAGGTTGGAATATTGAAGTAAACAGAATAACTGAAGGAACACAAGGAGGGTATAAAGAAATTGTTTTAGAAGTATCAGGAAACGGTGTTTACGGTATTATGAAATACGAATCCGGAGTGCATCGAGTTCAAAGAGTTCCGGATACAGAAACACAAGGGCGTGTACATACTTCAGCTGCATCGGTAGCTGTTTTACCGGAAGCAGAAGATATTGATATTGAAATAAATGACGCAGATGTAAGAAAAGATACTTATTGTTCATCGGGTCCCGGCGGTCAATCTGTAAACACAACTTATTCTGCTATTCGATTAACACATATTCCGACCGGTCTCGTTGTAACTTGTCAAGATGAGAAATCGCAATTAAAGAATTTGAAAAAAGCAATGAAAGAATTAAAAACAAGACTTTATAATCTTGAGTATCAAAAGTACCTTGATGATATTTCTTCCAAACGTAAAACTATGGTTTCGTCCGGTGATCGTTCTGCAAAGATCAGAACCTATAATTATCCTCAAGGACGTGTTACTGACCACCGAATTAAACTTACTTTATATAATTTGCAAAATATTGTTGACGGTGATTTAGATGAGATTATTGAAAAACTGCAAATTGCGGAAAATGCTGAAAAATTAAAAGAATCGGGGATGAAATAA
- a CDS encoding MaoC family dehydratase, protein MSKIIVNSLKEFASLEGTEIGVSDYMKINQDQISKFADATLDHQWIHTDPERAKETQFGSTIAHGYLTLSILPYLWEQIIEVNNIKMQVNYGIDKFKFMEAVRVNDEVRLKVKILSIKDLRGICKAEMLTTLEIKGRKKPAYVGHVLFLYHFK, encoded by the coding sequence ATGTCTAAAATTATAGTAAACAGCCTTAAAGAATTTGCATCATTAGAGGGTACAGAAATCGGAGTTTCCGATTATATGAAAATTAATCAAGATCAAATTAGTAAATTTGCCGATGCCACCCTTGATCATCAATGGATACATACTGATCCGGAACGTGCAAAAGAAACTCAATTCGGATCAACTATTGCTCACGGATATTTAACACTTTCGATATTACCATATCTTTGGGAACAAATTATTGAAGTTAATAATATTAAAATGCAAGTTAACTACGGTATTGATAAATTCAAATTTATGGAAGCCGTAAGAGTAAATGATGAAGTTCGTTTAAAAGTAAAGATTCTTAGTATAAAGGACCTTAGAGGTATTTGTAAAGCAGAAATGCTTACAACACTTGAAATTAAAGGCAGAAAAAAACCTGCATATGTCGGGCATGTTCTCTTTTTATATCATTTCAAATAA